The window GAGCACATGCAAATCATTTTAGCTAAATTAAATGACTGAGAAATTTCaataggctttttttttttgaagaataatgTTTTCTATACTACGTACGTACTActtaaaagaaacgaaaaagatgtcaataaagtttttttaaataaggcTTTGTGTATTCAAATCTTTAACATTATCAACTTTGTCATTGGGAAgcataaaactttatttttatggGAATCCCGTCCCCTCTGAGATCCACGTGATTGCTTATATTTAATTATGGCCAATTTGTTATCTGTCTGCATTACTCTGGAAGACTGgaactaatattattattattattatttttcctattcaacttatttgtttggtttataaaatgcACTAGGGGTTCGCACTTTGGGCAGCAGGACTGAAGGAAGTTTCAAGATCAATCCTTCCTTGGCGCTTTCAGTGTCCTTGTACGATTCTTCTGCTCTTCTCCCTTTCTcgtatctttcttttgttacttttaaGCTTCTAAAAATGTGTGTTCCTCTCCtcgtattattatttttgtccaCCGAACGATACAGAGGTCCATACCTGCTCTGTTTTTCTAGCAGTGCTGCACTGttggtttcctttttctttgaaagttttgttttagGACAAAGATGGGGTTTTTCTAAAGAGTTTCTGAGTATTGTTTTGAGTAGTTAGATACTAATTCGCTTAAAGAACAAATGGTCTTTCACTCTTTCTTGCAGATCTCTTTTCTAGCCTTGTAGGATTTGGCTTAGGTTTTAAGGTAAGCTATTAGATACggtcaacttaaaaaaaaaatttaaaaaaataacggTGTCAAGCATTTGTTAAATCAATCTTTAGTGTATTTATTTGTGTAAGAGTTTGTGATCGATCTAATCTTTAATTAGTGCATTTATACTCTCGTCTTCTTAGGATTTGGTCCAACTTCTGGGCTCTTTTGGGAGCCATTTGAGTCAAACAGCTGCATAGCAAATTTATTAGTTGGAAGGTGACTTAAGGATGGCAGAGAAGAGAGCCAGTAACGGAGAAGAAGTTGTTATTAATGTTTCAGATAAAGAAGAGTCAAAAGACTCAGCAGCATCTCCTTCTTTCAATCCATTGCCTTCACCGGAAGCAGATGCGGGGACTGAGAAAGCCAAACCAATGCCGATAAGCATTCCACCTCCTGATATCTATAAGTTTGGTGGTAGCGTTCATAAGCCGCCTAAAACTCCAAGTCCCAACACTGGAGGTCTAGTTCGGAGGAAGTCTATTTCGAGGTCAGTTTACTCCAAGTCCAAGTCAAGGTTTGGGGAACAACAGTCTTTTCGATATGATCACACTAGAGAGGAAAATGGTGGATCCCTTAGGGAACAGTTTGGTGCTGCTTCATCATTCGCAAGGAGTTCTTTTGACAGGGCTTCCCCTAATAACAAATCTAATAGGAGCATTGCGTCAGCAGCAGCACTGAGTAGAGTTGATGAGGATGAAATGGATGAAAATGAGGAAATCTACAAAAAGGTTAAGCTACACCGACGGAAGCGTAGCCGGATGACACCTCTTGCTCTGCTTGAGTTGGTACTGTTTATGGCCATTTTGGGCACTTTGGTTGTGAGTTTGACCGTTGATAAGGTGAACAAGCATACATTTGGGGTCTGGAACTTTGGAAATGGTGCGTGCTTGTGATGGTGACACTCAGCGGCCTTTTCTTGACGAATTGGTTCATGCATATTGCGGTGTTCCTCATAGAAAAGAACTATCTACTTAAGAAAAAAGTGTTGTACTTTGTGCACGGTTTGAAGAAGAATGTTCAAGTCTTTATTTGGTTTAGCTTGATTCTGATAGCTTGGGTATGTCTGttcgatgaagatgataaacACTCACGTAAGACCAAAAAGTTTCTCGACTTTATCACTGCCACTATTGTCACTCTTCTCGTCGGGTCAGTCCTTTTCTTGGTGAAGACGTTTGCCTTGAAAGTTCTTGCTTCAAAGTTCAACGTCAGAAACTTCTTTGAGAGGATTCAAGAGTCTGTCTTCCACCAATACGTTCTCCAGACTCTCTCGGGACCTCCGCTTATAGAAGAGGCCGAGAACGTTGGTCGCGTGCCAAGCACGGGACACCTTAGCTTCACGAGCACCAAGAATGGAAAAGTGAAAGACAAGAAAGTGATCGATATGGGAAAGGTTCACAGGATGAAACAAGAGAAGGTTTCTGCCTGGACAATGCGTGTTTTGATAGAAGCCGTGGGAACTTCAGGTATCTCAACCATATCTAGCACTATAGATGAGGTCAAcgataagaaagagaaaactgATAAAGAGATAACAAATGAGATGGAGGCTGTGGCTGCTGCTTATGACATCTTCAACAATGTTGCTAAGCCTAACCAAAAGTGAGTCGTCATAACACAATACTCTGCTTTCTTTACCCTGTTTCATCATAATCATTTGATTGCTTCTTGACAGTTGCATAGAAGAAGACGACCTATTGAGGTTCATGATTAAGGAAGAGGTTGACCTTGTACTCCCATTAATAGATGGTGCTGCTGACACCGGACAAATCACACGCAAGGCTTTTACAGAATGGGTGGTAACGTTCCTCAAACACCCttagttttgttgttcttttataTGCTACGTTTAAAGAGTTTTATTCGATTTTTTTACCCTAAAACATAACACATTCATTATGCATATTTGGAGAAGTTGTAAAAAGTTTTAAAGTAGGGTTGGTACGTTGACAGGTCGGTGTANATTGGTTCATGCATATTGCGGTGTTCCTCATAGAAAAGAACTATCTACTTAAGAAAAAAGTGTTGTACTTTGTGCACGGTTTGAAGAAGAATGTTCAAGTCTTTATTTGGTTTAGCTTGATTCTGATAGCTTGGGTATGTCTGttcgatgaagatgataaacACTCACGTAAGACCAAAAAGTTTCTCGACTTTATCACTGCCACTATTGTCACTCTTCTCGTCGGGTCAGTCCTTTTCTTGGTGAAGACGTTTGCCTTGAAAGTTCTTGCTTCAAAGTTCAACGTCAGAAACTTCTTTGAGAGGATTCAAGAGTCTGTCTTCCACCAATACGTTCTCCAGACTCTCTCGGGACCTCCGCTTATAGAAGAGGCCGAGAACGTTGGTCGCGTGCCAAGCACGGGACACCTTAGCTTCACGAGCACCAAGAATGGAAAAGTGAAAGACAAGAAAGTGATCGATATGGGAAAGGTTCACAGGATGAAACAAGAGAAGGTTTCTGCCTGGACAATGCGTGTTTTGATAGAAGCCGTGGGAACTTCAGGTATCTCAACCATATCTAGCACTATAGATGAGGTCAAcgataagaaagagaaaactgATAAAGAGATAACAAATGAGATGGAGGCTGTGGCTGCTGCTTATGACATCTTCAACAATGTTGCTAAGCCTAACCAAAAGTGAGTCGTCATAACACAATACTCTGCTTTCTTTACCCTGTTTCATCATAATCATTTGATTGCTTCTTGACAGTTGCATAGAAGAAGACGACCTATTGAGGTTCATGATTAAGGAAGAGGTTGACCTTGTACTCCCATTAATAGATGGTGCTGCTGACACCGGACAAATCACACGCAAGGCTTTTACAGAATGGGTGGTAACGTTCCTCAAACACCCttagttttgttgttcttttataTGCTACGTTTAAAGAGTTTTATTCGATTTTTTTACCCTAAAACATAACACATTCATTATGCATATTTGGAGAAGTTGTAAAAAGTTTTAAAGTAGGGTTGGTACGTTGACAGGTCGGTGTATACCTAAATAGGAAAACTATAGGACATTCACTGAACGACACAAAAACAGCGGTTAAGCAGTTGGACAAACTTATATCTGGAATCCTGACCGTTGTTACATTGATCGTTTGGTTGGTACTTCTGGATATAGCATCGACCAAGATTTTGTTATTGCTCTCCTCACAAGTCCTGGGTCTTGCTTTCATGATCGGAAGCACTTGCAAGAATATCTTTGAATCCTTTATTTTCGTCTTCGTGATGCACCCTTATGACGTCGGAGACCGTTGCGTTGTCGACGGTGTTATGGTAACTAACTTTCCAAGTTTGTTTTTCTCACTATTTTTACTAAAGTTACAACATCTAAATTATtgagttttatctttttttcttgcgTTGAAGTTGTTGGTTGAAGAAATAGATCTTTTAACGACCGTCTTCCTCAAGATTGACAACGAGAAAGTGTTCTATCCAAACTCGGTTTTAATTTCGAAACCAATAAGCAACTACTACAGAAGTCCGGATATGGGAGATTATGTGGACTTCGGCATCGCATTCTCAACACCGGCCGAGAAAATAGGCACTCTCaaggaaaaaatcaaagagtAAGTATTATTATGCATATATTAGAGATCAATATGGATTATataaggttctttttttttagtttgtcaCATATTAGTTAAGTTTCTTCATATAAATCACTTACTAATTTTGTGTGTATATTTGATCAGATACTTGGTGGCAAACCCGCAACATTGGTATCCAGAACCCCTGGTGATGGTGAGGTCGATTGAGAATGTGAACAAGCTGGTATTGAATATACTGGTCCAGCACACCATAAATTTCCAAGTATACGTAGAGAAGAGTTTGAGAAGAACCGCGCTGATCATCGCAATCAAGCGGATTCTCGAGGATCTTGAGATCGACTACACTCTCCTTCTTCAAGATGTTCGTCTCACTGGTCAAAACTGATCAGTTCCTCCTTTTTGCATTTAGTACTATACTACTATTGTAGTACTTTTACTTCATTTTCGGTTTCATTGAACTTGATTTGCTTTCGGTTTAGTTGAATCTGATTTACTTCTGTTTAATTTGCCGGAAAGACTTatctctatctcttcttcttgaaccaaaaacatttaaacTCTTAATGCcagatttttagtttattagaATTCTGATAACGTCCATAAAATACCAACTAAATACCATAATTGGACTTTTGGATTTAGTGTGAAGAAATTACTAAGCAATATAGTTTTGTTAACCAAACTAAAACCGGAATAACTTGAGGGAAGATATAGTTTTGTTaaccaaactaaaccggaaTAACTTGagggaacaagaagaaaacgaaagaagCTCAAgcagtaggaaaaaaaaaggaaaaccgAGAACCAAAGTAAGACAACGCCCGGTTAGGCGCGGAGAAAGGAAGCCGGCTTTTTTTGTGACATGGAGTTTGGTATGAATCTGAAATTGGACCGGTTTTCGATCAAATATGCCGGTACGCCACACCATGACCATGAATGAACCTAGCGTTCTCTTCACTATAAACTTCTGTCTCCTTCTCCAACCTGTTTCCAATATATAGTAAcaacttttgtaaataaatcGATTACTTAATTATTGTGTTATTaaggaaccaaaacaaaaagaaagagaagaaatatgAATTACGCAAGAGATATGGTTTTGTTGAGTGTAGCAGCAGAGATGAAGGAAGGAGCATTTAAATACATCAACTCTCCTTTAACTCTCTCTTCGATTCTTCGGTCCATCTCATTAACATCAACGTCAAACTCATGGTCTGATGCCATCACCCATCCCCACGTGTCCGCAAATGATGGCACATGTGCTGTGTAAGCCTTCACGTCTGTTTCCCATTTCAATCATCAAACAATATTGGATCCAATAGTGTCATCTACAAGAAACATATAATATGATGACTTACACTTGAAGACTTGCTTCATGGTGTTGTAGATTGATGTGAAGACCTCCTTGTGAGTGAATATTCCTGCTGGTCCagcctatattttttttattaaaagaagagttatatattttagtatctTTCTCGtaagttgaaatattttatatatgtaaaaaaatataaaaaagatgaCAGACCTGGGTGACAAAAATGCCGTTAGGGGTAAGCTTGGGTTTGAGGATGTTTTGGTAGAAGGATTTGGTGTAGAGCTGATAACAAGGTCCACCTTCCACTGGATCAGCTAAATCTCCCACTATGATATCaaacttctcttctcttttctccaaTTCAGCCCTTTTCACatccatattttatattttattagagaattaattttaataacttttgtgttttatttttgttttagtttcctTACTTTGCATCTTTGATCACAAGTTCAAGCTTCTTGTTACAAAAAGCTTCGCTGTTAACGGTCAGAAATCTTCTGCAAAAATCAACAACTTcctagaaaaagaacaaaaaaacatgtttgttgAGATCATGCATGAGGGAACGTATATGTCTGTTAATACAAGTGGGGAGCGAGATAAGAGTCTAACCTGATCAATGTCACACATGACAACTTTCTCGATCGTATTGTGTTTTAGTATTTCTCTTGCAGCAGAACCTTCACCTCCTCCCATTATAAACACTGTCTTGGGGCTATTTCAAAGAGTATGGTTAAGTACATAACTAACTAAAATTCCATTTACAGTTCAAAAACCATGTTTATATAAACTGTTTATGTATAATAACTAGAATTTCTTGTATGCTATTTTTAGGTGCATTGTGAAAagtacttacttttttttttaatgaaagaaTTAACTAGAAATcgtttatatattaaagaaaacaaatcttttatacatacatacatgcgCAATTAATTTGCAAGTgaagtaaaatattttatacatacatacatatgcGCAATTAATTTGCAAGTGAAGTAAAATTAAGTGCATACTTGGGATGGAATAGGAGGGCCGGGTGAATCAAACATTCATGGTAGATAAACTCATCTCTCTCTGCACTTTGCATTTTGCCGTCGATCACAAGCACCTGTTTTAAGTTCATACTAATTAGTCTCCacttgatatattttgttattaatcaaaaaagtatacaaaataaacatatatatggaaCTTGAAAAAAAGATTCATAAGAATATTTGACGAAAATGTACCTTTCCGAAACGCTTGGTGTCCAATAAAGCAATATCTTGGTACTCACTAGTTCCTTGATGGAGAACACTgtcaagaaaatataaattaataaatgataaaaaaagaggcaaaattaaaattaagggAAAGCGAAGTTGTGACAGAAACGAACCTGTTGAGTGCAAAAGACCACTTGAGATCATCATCGATGGTTTCTTCATACCAATGGCAATCCTGCTGGTTGGAGTGAAGGGTTTGAATGGGTGATGTGTCTTTGTGAATCTCCGGGAACCCATTACCGAACATGATCTCTACGGCTTCACCCATATCCaagttgagagaaagagagagaaagagtgcgtgagagagagagatagggaaAAGGAGTGCTAATGCTTGGTGATGGGATATAATTCTATGGAGACAACCTTTGCGTTTTTATAGAATCTTGTTGGTGTGTAGGATTGTAATATCGTGCGTTATCCACAAGTGAGggggaaaatgaaaaaatgttaGCATGAGTAATGATTACGAAAGATAAAACTCTAAAATCTTCTGCCAGATTTCTGTCGCATGcttatatttttgcattttaacGTTTTCAACACTTCCTCATCGTGACATCATAATTATTAGAGAGATTTATATCGTACtagtatatattacttttttttttcatgatttacATCACTTCAATTCATGTATTTTGCTTTCCTCTTTAGTTATCTCGATGATTTCATTTTGGTGTAATTTGTTGTTAGATATGGTATTCTTTTGGCTTCCTATACAGTATGGGGTagtaattaaacttaattatgaacatactaaattttataagaCATAGGAcgtatttttcaaaattgaaaaagtgaaccgaataaaaaaaaatccaaggaGTTGAATTAAGATTTCATGGTACATAAATTGGTTCAACTAGTTTATTTTTCCTccggtttaaagttttaatgtTTAGGATACATTATACCAGAGATGCTTCCGGACCACGGTTGGAAGGGTCGGTTTTGGTTTACTTGAAGACATCACTTTGTACTGTCTTTAATTGACATCACTTTATTTTCCCCTCGAACTCTAACATCACACTTTTAAGTTCAATCATGTTTTAAAAGCTATGGCTTTCTCCTACCCAAAAGCCAAAATCTCAGTCcttgtaacctttttttttggttgttaacCAACCTTTCAACATATCAATTAGTCCCCTTAATATGTTGTTAACAAAGAAAGCTAAATCTCAAAAGATATATGCTAAACACGCTACAATATTACAAATCCCATATGATCATCGGTGCATGCACAAAGTGCTCCCTTACTattaaaacaagagaaaattaaaagaagaagaatcatctaTGTAACCAAAAGATAAAACCAGTTACAATGTAATTAGGCTTACATAGACCCATCACAACGTACGTAGAGGAGGGAGCGCAGCAAACACGATACCAAGTGGACTCTGGAGATTAGGTGTGCAAATGTAAATGAAATACACATCACTGCAAAACATCATGAATCAACACGCGCAGAATTATGGTGGGATCCACTACTTACATATGTACACTTGTCAGCTCCCCTCTCCAAGATCATATATAATTTGacattacaaatttttattttatttttgactaaatttatttttttattattattttctatagtttttgaatcaaaactcaaactcatcatcTAAAACCATAAAACAATTCGTAGTCAATAGAAGACTTGGGTGTAGTGATTCCGATGTTANNNNNNNNNNNNNNNNNNNNNNNNNNNNNNNNNNNNNNNNNNNNNNNNNNNNNNNNNNNNNNNNNNNNNNNNNNNNNNNNNNNNNNNNNNNNNNNNNNNNNNNNNNNNNNNNNNNNNNNNNNNNNNNNNNNNNNNNNNNNNNNNNNNNNNNNNNNNNNNNNNNNNNNNNNNNNNNNNNNNNNNNNNNNNNNNNNNNNNNNNNNNNNNNNNNNNNNNNNNNNNNNNNNNNNNNNNNNNNNNNNNNNNNNNNNNNNNNNNNNNNNNNNNNNNNNNNNNNNNNNNNNNNNNNNNNNNNNNNNNNNNNNNNNNNNNNNNNNNNNNNNNNNNNNNNNNNNNNNNNNNNNNNNNNNNNNNNNNNNNNNNNNNNNNNNNNNNNNNNNNNNNNNNNNNNNNNNNNNNNNNNNNNNNNNNNNNNNNNNNNNNNNNNNNNNNNNNNNNNNNNNNNNNNNNNNNNNNNNNNNNNNNNNNNNNNNNNNNNNNNNNNNNNNNNNNNNNNNNNNNNNNNNNNNNNNNNNNNNNNNNNNNNNNNNNNNNNNNNNNNNNNNNNNNNNNNNNNNNNNNNNNNNNNNNNNNNNNNNNNNNNNNNNNNNNNNNNNNNNNNNNNNNNNNNNNNNNNNNNNNNNNNNNNNNNNNNNNNNNNNNNNNNNNNNNNNNNNNNNNNNNNNNNNNNNNNNNNNNNNNNNNNNNNNNNNNNNNNNNNNNNNNNNNNNNNNNNNNNNNNNNNNNNNNNNNNNNNNNNNNNNNNNNNNNNNNNNNNNNNNNNNNNNNNNNNNNNNNNNNNNNNNNNNNNNNNNNNNNNNNNNNNNNNNNNNNNNNNNNNNNNNNNNNNNNNNNNNNNNNNNNNNNNNNNNNNNNNNNNNNNNNNNNNNNNNNNNNNNNNNNNNNNNNNNNNNNNNNNNNNNNNNNNNNNNNNNNNNNNNNNNNNNNNNNNNNNNNNNNNNNNNNNNNNNNNNNNNNNNNNNNNNNNNNNNNNNNNNNNNNNNNNNNNNNNNNNNNNNNNNNNNNNNNNNNNNNNNNNNNNNNNNNNNNNNNNNNNNNNNNNNNNNNNNNNNNNNNNNNNNNNNNNNNNNNNNNNNNNNNNNNNNNNNNNNNNNNNNNNNNNNNNNNNNNNNNNNNNNNNNNNNNNNNNNNNNNNNNNNNNNNNNNNNNNNNNNNNNNNNNNNNNNNNNNNNNNNNNNNNNNNNNNNNNNNNNNNNNNNNNNNNNNNNNNTACTGTCTTTAATTGACATCACTTTATTTTCCCCTCGAACTCTAACATCACACTTTTAAGTTCAATCATGTTTTAAAAGCTATGGCTTTCTCCTACCCAAAAGCCAAAATCTCAGTCcttgtaacctttttttttggttgttaacCAACCTTTCAACATATCAATTAGTCCCCTTAATATGTTGTTAACAAAGAAAGCTAAATCTCAAAAGATATATGCTAAACACGCTACAATATTACAAATCCCATATGATCATCGGTGCATGCACAAAGTGCTCCCTTACTattaaaacaagagaaaattaaaagaagaagaatcatcaaTGTAACCAAAAGATAAAACCAGTTGCAATGTAATTAGGCTTACAAAGACCCATCACAACGTACGTAGAGGAGGGAGTGCAGCAAACACGATACCAAGTGGACTCTGGAGATTAGGTGTGCAAATGTAAATGAAATACACATCACTGCAACACATCATGAATCAACACGCGCAGAATTATGGTGGGATCCACCACTTACATATGTACACTTGTCAGCTCCCCTCTCCAAGATgacattacaaattttattttatttttgattaaatttattttattattattattttctatagtttttgaatcaaaactcaaactcattatctataaacaaaaaaaaaatttggtaatcAATAGAAGACTTGGGTGTAGTGATTCCGATGTTAAtgtatgtaaatttttacacaAGAAGAGTGTATacaagattataaaaatattggAAGAAAACAGAAGAATTTAGAGTGGAACCCACGATCTGTGGTATGGGATATGCACTCTTAATTAAGCGTGGAGTTAATCCACTCAAAAGAGAATGATATCTTTGTTGGAGACTCCACTCCCTTTTCTGCTTACTTCTCTTTTGCCTCTAACTTAAAGATATATCTTTTCTCGAGTTTTAAGTCATTTGGCTGAACAAAAACGTGCCTTCTCATCATCATAACCATCACCATCCCCATCCCCAtccccatcatcatcaatattattattaacacgATCCTCACGTATTTGCGCATATATAAAAAGATCTTGAAATGAAGCCAAACATGCACATGAAACATCCTTTTGTATCATATCTCTCGTTCTGTTTGTAAACGTTTTATATACATGCTGCGTGACTATTTTGAAGAATTAAGACTATCAGAGTCTCAGAAGATTACAGCACCAACGATAtcggtcaaaaaaaaaaaaaaaacacgacaCAGTATATTGGTCAAAAACCAACGATAAACATTACAGCACCAAACGCCCAAACGCTTTGAGGAATGGtgattgaccaaaaaaacaaaaagagtagcGATATTAGTGGGTTTGTAATATTTCGTTTATGTCTTGGCAGACAAAACACACGCCACAAAATTTTTTAGCTTTATGAAATATGTGTACCATACTATATGGTTGTAGGTTGTGATGGAACGCTTCATGCACACCTCACGAATAAATGGAACTTAATTacgttttttcatttttctttttgaaattatatCTTACATAATCTTATATAGATTATAGTAGTGATCCTAAGTGTTAACTCCATACCCTTCGAAAATATTAACCTTAAATTGAATACTCAAactacattaaattttaaagcatCCGCATATCATTTAACCTTTTTCCAAGCATCCGCATTTTTCCAAGCATTTTctacttcattttattttagtgtCGGATGGGTCTTTGGAAGATACATATATATCctcaaaaattaatagatgCATAACAAAGGATGGTGGCGCATGgtggaaaaacaaaatcagtggCCCAGATGAATGAGCTAATAGGTGAACCATAAAGGACAACCACTTTTATTCGTGTCTTCAAAAGTGGCCTGCCTAATGAATAGCTTGCCGTCGAGTTGTCTTCCACAGGTAATCTAGATTATACACAGTATAACTTTACAGTAgtactagaatttgtacccgcgcaCATGCGNGGTCAAAAACCAACGATAAACATTACAGCACCAAACGCCCAAACGCTTTGAGGAATGGtgattgaccaaaaaaacaaaaagagtagcGATATTAGTGGGTTTGTAATATTTCGTTTATGTCTTGGCAGACAAAACACACGCCACAAAATTTTTTAGCTTTATGAAATATGTGTACCATACTATATGGTTGTAGGTTGTGATGGAACGCTTCATGCACACCTCACGAATAAATGGAACTTAATTacgttttttcatttttctttttgaaattatatCTTACATAATCTTATATAGATTATAGTAGTGATCCTAAGTGTTAACTCCATACCCTTCGAAAATATTAACCTTAAATTGAATACTCAAactacattaaattttaaagcatCCGCATATCATTTAACCTTTTTCCAAGCATCCGCATTTTTCCAAGCATTTTctacttcattttattttagtgtCGGATGGGTCTTTGGAAGATACATATATATCctcaaaaattaatagatgCATAACAAAGGATGGTGGCGCATGgtggaaaaacaaaatcagtggCCCAGATGAATGAGCTAATAGGTGAACCATAAAGGACAACCACTTTTATTCGTGTCTTCAAAAGTGGCCTGCCTAATGAATAGCTTGCCGTCGAGTTGTCTTCCACAGGTAATCTAGATTATACACAGTATAACTTTACAGTAgtactagaatttgtacccgcgcacatgcgggattttaatttaaaatattttttatcaatggaaattgttgagctcaaatataatcatttcaatttttgagtataaatctatataaatactaaacttactttactcagtgatatacaacataaatatttttaaagataatatttctttgttatatctatttgtgattttacgtgggattttagttaaaaattttatcaataagaattattgaatatgaatataatttgaagattaaaagataaatatataaattccgtacttattttactaatctat is drawn from Camelina sativa cultivar DH55 chromosome 8, Cs, whole genome shotgun sequence and contains these coding sequences:
- the LOC104706283 gene encoding thermospermine synthase ACAULIS5 — its product is MGEAVEIMFGNGFPEIHKDTSPIQTLHSNQQDCHWYEETIDDDLKWSFALNSVLHQGTSEYQDIALLDTKRFGKVLVIDGKMQSAERDEFIYHECLIHPALLFHPNPKTVFIMGGGEGSAAREILKHNTIEKVVMCDIDQEVVDFCRRFLTVNSEAFCNKKLELVIKDAKAELEKREEKFDIIVGDLADPVEGGPCYQLYTKSFYQNILKPKLTPNGIFVTQAGPAGIFTHKEVFTSIYNTMKQVFKYVKAYTAHVPSFADTWGWVMASDHEFDVDVNEMDRRIEERVKGELMYLNAPSFISAATLNKTISLALEKETEVYSEENARFIHGHGVAYRHI